The DNA window ACCAAATgcgttttctttttttctgcttgctacaccggtgtagtgcaaagagaCTAATTACATCCAAGtttgagtgtagcaccgactacaccggtgtagtgcactatcaaaaacgaaaatgccatgagtttttcatcaatacacTTGGTATTGATCATATAATTGCCGATATCAGGCCATTTACTGGACTTGAAACGTAGCAGATTGGTGAATTCTGACAAAAAACTCACGCAATCAGGAGTAAACATCTTGAAGGTCTGGTTAAATCATATTGCTTCAAATTTATCATGAACACTTACCTATTTCTTTGTCCAAAATTTATATATTTGAGAGTTTTCTGCTTGGTATTGGATTAAACTTTTTTCTTCTAATTTCAGATTCAAATCGGACGCCTATTATGATGTTTTTACCGCTACTGGATTCAAATAAACAACATGTGCTTTTTTCAAGATAGTATCGATCATTTTATTATAAACACAATAGTTTGTTTTcactatacaaaataaaacaagtcATTTCGCTGCAAAATTGTTCTTATACAGATTGGAAAgaaaacaccattcaatagTCTGAAAGATTTTCGGTCCTCGTCTTTAATACACCTAAGTGGGTTTCCTGCACCGCTTTCTAGAGTCTCCCTAATAACTATACAATTCACCCTGAACTGGTTCACCCACTTGTTGGCTGATTGTGCGGTTAAGAACCGAACTGCTGCTCGGTTCCGTCGATCTCCGCAAAATCGTACGCTCCGTGACCATCGAACTGCAGGTAGTAGTCGTGGTGTTTCCATAGCGATTTCCGGTGCGACACGGTGAACAGAGTGATGCCAACTTTTCGACAGTACTCGTACATGCTACCCTCTACGTCCATCGACACGGCCGAGGTGCATTCGTCCAAAATGGCGAACTGCGGATTGTGATAGAAAAGACGGGCCATCGCTATGCGTTGCTTTTCACCCCCGGACAGTACATCGATCCAGTCCTCGATGGCGTCCAGACCCTTCTCGCGCACTTGCAGGTAGGTCAGTTGTACCAACTCCAGATAGGCAAGCAGGTCAGCATCTGTCTTGCTACGTCGTTTCATTTCCTGATGCGTGTGCGGGTAGATAATCTGTAATAATTTAACAAAATACATAACTACGATTTTGAATGTTTGAAAACAGCAGTTTCCCACCTGATCTCTCAACGTTCCTAGCGTCATATACGGTCTTTGTGGTATGTAGAATAATTTTCCAGCCGGCGGCTTGGTTACCTTTCCACCCCATGTAGGCCACAGTTCCCCAAGAATACGGAATAAACTACTTTTGCCGCATCCGTTCGGACCGCACACCAACACATTCATGCCTGATTTCACCTCGAAGTTCAAATCCTTCACCAGCACATCGCCGTTAGGTGTCACTAGTGGCACGTGCTCGAACTTGATAATATTATCCTGGAACTTGAGTAGCCCCTTACCGACACCGATCTCAGCATCCGCCACGCTCGAATTACTAACCATAGTCCGTTCGTATCGACCCGCGTTCAAATCTTTCAGTACCACCGTCAGTTCGGTCATGCGAGCAGTGAAACCAGCCAGTCGGGACATTTCACGCCCGGCTAGAACTAGCCGCCCGATGGCTTCCGCTAGTTTGACCAGCATCCTTCCGAATGTGTAGTATTTCTGTCGAAAAGTTGGTCATTTATTTACGAATAatagtttaaaattttttaaaagcaagCTCCAACTTACACTCAACCGTTCCCCAGCGTTGGGGCCAGTCAGTAGTGGATGGTTGGGTTCAAAGAACGGTAACGAGACGGCGTAGAATCCGACCACCGTTGCAATATctgaaatatatttaaatacacataatataatttatttattatatacAAATATTAACTTACACTTGGCGACCAGGTTATCGACGATGCCCATGCCGACACGGAATTCCAGGAACTTTCTCAAATGAGCCATCAGCTTGTTGAAGCTGGCCAAAATTGTCAGTTTTTCCCGGTTGTTTCCCTTGTAGAAAGCGATCTGAAATAAtcaaatattgttttcgtgtcaCAAGCATTTATGTAGAGTTATATAAAATTTTCTTTGGAatgaatcagaaaaaaaaatcaaagcataTTGTACAACATAtatgaaaataaattcatacaTGGAAAAGAGatgtataggggaacccggggctattaagacagtgggggtaattcggacctcatcgatttctcagaaaatagcaagactttctgactatcgtacatattcgtggaaccgctattctgaaacattatttTGAGATctgaagttgattctttgttctttgtggaaaggagatacaacatgcttcgttgttttgccattctcaaaacgaaaatcattataatgaaaaaaccgtgagtaaagcaacaaataatagtgaaaaaataaaaggtaagtgttttggaaagcttgaggctcctattttatggaatgatttttgtttgggtgaaaacacagaccttttcgagacgctcaccacttttgtgcgaaatgagcgtacggggctattcggacccccttttccgtcaaccaccgttcagcggctgcgcacaccattgcacacgccacggcaaagaaaatacatgggccgccaatcgacagctgtggacttaccagattaagtttttgtaaagcaatttttttttttgcttcttaaggagtgtctcttataaatatttcataggtaaaaaataattccattataaaaaataaagaaaaatgccggtttgaattgccccgtagggaggtccgaattacccctacattgtaaaaggatggaaaaacgtagaggtttccaaatcgtcgcctagcgctgccattgagtggtgcaaattaACCTTTtgtggcaccaaaatgtagctgaggtttcaaactaacaattaggaccttttaccggtaacttttttcacatctatccacctaaaagggcgatttgcttaagtaggtccgaatagccccgggttcccctattgtAATAATCTTGATTACGGGCAGAATAACGCttgttgttattttttcagtgtgcaatcgggctgtctcaacagCCTTTTTCTTCAACCTATGTGCATTAGCTGTACATCTACCGTCTCACCGTTGCACTTGATGGCATGTGCAGAGCTTTAAGACCACACCTATAAACGCGCACCCGGCTTCTCATGAGTGTTATGGCGGCTCCTTTCATGTTGCTCGGGGGTAAATTGCTCCTGGCATTTTGACATCAATCGTTTCATAGTAACGAAATCTCTGTCATCGAATACGTCATTTGCTTCAGAGCTATTCTGGCTTTTGTGAAAACTCCTGTAATTACCTGTGCAATTATGTGAAGCAGAACTGAGCAAAAGATCGAAACGAAACAATTTGCAAGCATAGCAATTAGCTCTTAATAGTCTAAACGGGTGTATGCTCAGAACATCATAATGAGATTATTTAGTCTCTCCTATCACCGCGAGTCCATGCAAGTGTTGAATTTATTTGGACTAGCCGCCTGAACGTTCCTTGATTCGAGTTGCTTTAGAGATTTGTCATGGTGACGCTTCCTCGACCAACTGGACTGACACGCTCCAGTCTGGGAAGATTAATACCGCATGCCTACGCATAGGCAAATCATACCTGTAGATATCGCCTGTTCGAGACGGAGATTGACCGCGGCTCTTGCCAATTTATCTATTCTGCTTTCGCACGCTTGTCCGTATTCTCTCGCTAGGTAAAGGTCCTACGCGTTAACGTCAACGTCTTTCCCGCTCCGATTACCACATTTGGACTGCTCAGCTGTTCCGACGGTGTTTCTTCACACCTGATTTGATCTTTCGCCTTCACTAAATGCCGTGAGTATCAGCTCCCTGCAATCTGTTTCCAGTCCGCAGGGTACGATTTCACTCGAATCGTGGGCACGCGCGGTTACTCTTACTTGTCGGTTTCCTACACCGCGAAAACGGCTGGCGCGTTTGTCTCCCTGTAGCGGCTTGCTTCTGAAACTAGCTTTCGTTGTGTGTGGAAAGTACAGGGAACATCGCTGGCAGGAAGTTCGGGTTCGGTGTATAGTTGAACGACTATAGTCCGAACGCTCCAGCCCAGATCCCCTACGCTGAACGAGACTGCTCTTGTGCGCATGTTGTACTGTGTCTCGATTTTGCGTGCGAGTTTCCGATTCGTCGCGACATGAATTCCCGGATGCGCTGCAGCTTCGACAAACGCAGACCTTACGCTAGCTTTAGCTCCTGTGGCGTGTTGATATCCTGTTATTTGTAGAGCACTGCGTTGTTTACAATCGAGCACTCATATGCTGTGGTCATATGATCGGTTTTGTGTCTCGCGAGATGTGACCAGAATGCCAACGACATAAACTGCTTACCGTAGTCCGTGAGAATCATCCTTGGTCGTGCAAATTGAAGACATACTTCCTTTTCAACGAAGTTAACCGTAGCCTCTGTGTATGCACTGCGCATGGGTTGTGCAATAATGTACTTGGACATCCAGTCGACTACTACCAAGATAACGATACTGTGAATGGGTCGACAAAGTGATGCGAAATCAGCTCCCACAGTATCCTGGTAGGTATCCCCATGTCCGGTATCATTTGATGATTCGGAGCTTTGCACACCTAGCAACCGTGCACGTAGCGGCCTATGTCGTTCCGCCCATTTTCGGCCAGTAGAAGCATGTTTGAATTTTAT is part of the Topomyia yanbarensis strain Yona2022 chromosome 1, ASM3024719v1, whole genome shotgun sequence genome and encodes:
- the LOC131681175 gene encoding ATP-binding cassette sub-family D member 3 — protein: MAPSLSKIASNQNVAIAIAGCSAAAWIILYGKQVHKARKQRPEDEIQYFISDKKEKRTTKAHVNSLFFKQLRALLKIVIPKKWSAENGLLLVIAAALIARSVSDIWMIQNATAIESTIITMNKAQFRSALVKYLSALPAIAVVNNVLKWSIGELKLRFRTNLSQYLYAEYLKGFTYYKMSNLDNRIANADQLLTTDIDKFCDSVTDLYSNICKPLLDIVIYVYRLTTNLGGTTPGILLLYLFFSGVFLTNLRKPTGRLTVMEQKLEGEFRYVNSRLITNSEEIAFYKGNNREKLTILASFNKLMAHLRKFLEFRVGMGIVDNLVAKYIATVVGFYAVSLPFFEPNHPLLTGPNAGERLSKYYTFGRMLVKLAEAIGRLVLAGREMSRLAGFTARMTELTVVLKDLNAGRYERTMVSNSSVADAEIGVGKGLLKFQDNIIKFEHVPLVTPNGDVLVKDLNFEVKSGMNVLVCGPNGCGKSSLFRILGELWPTWGGKVTKPPAGKLFYIPQRPYMTLGTLRDQIIYPHTHQEMKRRSKTDADLLAYLELVQLTYLQVREKGLDAIEDWIDVLSGGEKQRIAMARLFYHNPQFAILDECTSAVSMDVEGSMYEYCRKVGITLFTVSHRKSLWKHHDYYLQFDGHGAYDFAEIDGTEQQFGS